TGGGCATCCCAGCCACAGGAAGTGTTACAGTTGTGAGCTGTAACTTGGCCGCCGAACCTGTCTACAGTGGTGCTGGATCCTGCAGTGCCCCATCATCTCAGGAATACCCTCCTGCCTACAACAGCACATACCTGTCTTCAGGATACTGCCCTCAGCCCAGCGCAGCACTTCCCCCTGCCCCTCTCCACAGTTTGCAGGCCACACCCACTTTAGTGCCCAGCTACAGCGCCAGTACACCTGTCTACAACTACCCTCCAGGTTGCTACCCACAAACCAGCTTGTCCTCTGGATACAGCCACCCGAGTGCCTCCTACCTGGCCTCTGGGATTAGTGCCCCAACTCCATTGACCCCTAGACCACCCATAGTGGGAGGTAGCTACAGCTACCCAACTCACAGCCTTGGAGGGAGCTCTGAGCCAGGATTCCCACTGAAGCGCAAAGCTTTTGAGATGGCAGAGGAAGCACAGGAGGGAGCAGAGGTGGAGGGACCACGCTACAGAAAATATGGCAACGGAAACAGTCATAGCAAAGGCCACAGCAACGGGCACGGCAATGGCTACGATATGAGTGGATCAGCCTCAGACCCACAGGCCTACAAACCTGGAAAGCCACTGATATCACCTCCTTATGGTGGAGGAGGGGACTACAGCCCGCCATCAGATCTAGCAGGAGAGAGTGTATCAGGAGAGCACAACTTTGCTCAACAGCAGAGAATGTCTATGAAGATACCTGCATCGCAAACACGATCAGATGACCCAGCTGGAGGCCGCTGAGAGTCTGCTTGTGAGGGAATTCACTAACTCTCCGACACCAGCTAGGGTTATTAATCCAGACAGAGTTGGAGCAGTAACATTCAATTTGTCAGTGAAAGCTATTTCACTAACACAAGGGCACAGGACTGTGATTGCTTGTGCATCTTATACATGTTTGTTATTCATGATTTTCCAAAGATTCGCAGGGGCAAAGTTGAGGTAAGTCTTATAGGTGAAGTTGAGGCATTCTCTACATAGATAGCATTAAGATAGTCTAAGTGTCTGTTTCTCTCAGGattgtatttatttcctttctgCTACTGTGGCAACAGCTTTGCAATGCTGTTGATTTAGAAgctggtgtttttatttgtggccATTGTGTATATAAAAGGCCTTTGACTGCAATATGTTCTACCACACCACAAAAATCATTACTGACCaaaaagtaaagagagaaataacTCAAATAGTGAGATTGCCATTCTATCTCAGCACAATCACTGCTGCTTTACATAGCTTACACCAAGGCTTGGTCAATCGCTTGGTCTTGATACATGAATGTTTCCCTTCTTTTCACTTTACTTGATACttattcttgactttattttagtttcctTAACCTCTTTTTActataaatctttatttaatcTATCTAATTTCTATCCTGAAGCACTGTCTGTGTCCTGTTTCCAACCTGAATACCATTTGTTTATACATACCAAGCTGCTTATGAAATAATTACATGATAATATGCATGTAATAAATAGTTTGGATGTAAAGCAAGAAGGTtggaaaaaatttttttttaatttggcactCACTCAATGACAGCATTTGGATTTTCTGTAGCTTATGTTCAAATGTCTTATGTTGTTTATATGCAGATTTCTGTTAATCCTAAAATGAACTGGTATATTTTATAAAGGATCTATAAATATTCATACCTGGTCCACCTATTGCCTTTagtcaaaaatgtacaaaaagactATAAAGGTCTACAAATTTATCTACCAAACAGTTAAAACTTAGACAACCAAGCTTGAGTGTGAATACTGGTAAAATTCACTTAGAGCAAACTGTTCGAGGGTGCATGAACCTGTTTCGATGCACAGCTGAAACTGAGGTTGAAGCAGATTTAAGACATATATGCTCCTGAGTGAGTGCCTCtaacatttttacacaattttaGATTCTTTATGAAGATTTGCTCATCTTCTaggatttacttttttaatatgcaTTCTCTTTACTTTTGCCTCTCAAAAGGATGATTTATAGTTGTGTTATTGAAtactcaggaaaaaaaatgttacctcaaaatgataaaataagaaTGTATGTTATTACCTTAGGGTGTTTGTAGGGAACTTTGTGGAGCAAGATGATAACAGAGCCATGGCTTTGTCACAGAGCAAAAGATACTCTGAACGCTTCAGGGAAACAATGAACTAACAAGGCCTTTGATACTAAcagtagaacacacacacacacacacacacacacacagaaaaacacacacacacacatggcttCTTTAGTTCTGGGAAATTAAACTTAAGGTTTTTGTACCAAGGCCTGAAATATTGAATGTAActgagatatttttttaaagaacaatacatgccatactgtacattaatgATGTTTTTAGATATATGAcacatattttctttatgtATAGATGTAATTCTCTTATAGGTTTTGGTGGAGAAATGAATGACATCTTAATTGTTAGTGTAGTTATCAGTGTGTAAAAGGCTTTGCGGACAAATTGAAAAAAGCACTCCTGACAACATTTGACAcgtcaacacagacacaaactacaGTATCTGCCGTATTAAAGATGTGTTTATCAAATGTCTTAGTAAAGTGTCCAGATGTCAGTATTTTGAATTAGCTTTACACAGTGTCACCAGTCAAGCAGCTTGAATTTAGTTCTACCATGTCAACATGAGGAATGGAGATGGTATTTGTGATACACATTAATAAAGTATGTGCACTAtcagaaaatgtacatttacatatgtagtcttttttgttttacaatatttcagtttaattgCTCTACAATTTCATCCCATTATAAACTGTGCCATACTGATACTTTTGCAACATTAAGCCCGTGTGTAACGAAACCAAGCTCCTAGCTAAACGCATGCCCATACAGCAGATCCCCTCCAACCAAATTTAGGCTCAAATTTAGTAAATATCTTTTTATCCCTCTTTTCGAAATTAAAGCACATTCACAAACCTTCTCAAATTGTTGCTGAGTATAAAAACGCCCTCATCACACAGATTATCCATCATATTATGCTGAATAATATCCTACAGATGAATAAACTGatattaatcaaataaaaatgtacttttactccaGATTTACAAGTATTTAAGTGCTTTGTTAAAACAATTGAATGCTTGTCCATGCCACACACAGAATGCGCTCTATATCATCACACACTATTTGCTGTTTCTTCGTGTTACTCTAATTCACTGAAGTGGAGTTGAATTTGTCCAGCACATTAAAAATGGGGATTCAGTGTTATGTTTATAAATCAGTCAGacttttgttctttcatgtAAATTGTCTGTGGCAAGTTCTACCTCATTTGAAAGATATCATGCatggaaatatttatttcatgtcattttaCCTGCCAGTTTAAGGAGCAATGGTTTTACTTCTTGACCTGTTGTAGTCTACCTCACTAAAGACTGTTGTGTCATGGAAATGAAGatatatgaacaaaaaaagCTTGACTCTGGTTTATTgtctgtgaaattaaaaaaatgtttaaggtTTGATAGCCCCCATCTTTCACTAAACATACTATGCCAAGAATGTAGCATCCGTGCACAGCTGGGGTTTTCTTCCTACGAGTAAATTGACAATAATAATCAAAATTGATATACCAAATACATACACTTCTTCTCTGTATTGCACATCAAAACACCCAAAATATTCAGTAAACTTCAtttattcttcttttcttgACAGTAATAATCTCTAGGCACATTTTTA
This genomic interval from Channa argus isolate prfri chromosome 5, Channa argus male v1.0, whole genome shotgun sequence contains the following:
- the si:dkey-195m11.8 gene encoding fidgetin-like protein 2 isoform X1, producing MLSPVTPYRLLKMHWSPEHTAPLSQWPEQHLDVTSTTSPSSAHKHDPYATASRRSYAPAGYPWASDDISALTASSLLKRYAEKYAGLELSYERPGTGAYSEPGTFLKTESEPWALGQAMECYPGLDALTGTKVGSGSVGIPATGSVTVVSCNLAAEPVYSGAGSCSAPSSQEYPPAYNSTYLSSGYCPQPSAALPPAPLHSLQATPTLVPSYSASTPVYNYPPGCYPQTSLSSGYSHPSASYLASGISAPTPLTPRPPIVGGSYSYPTHSLGGSSEPGFPLKRKAFEMAEEAQEGAEVEGPRYRKYGNGNSHSKGHSNGHGNGYDMSGSASDPQAYKPGKPLISPPYGGGGDYSPPSDLAGESVSGEHNFAQQQRMSMKIPASQTRSDDPAGGR
- the si:dkey-195m11.8 gene encoding fidgetin-like protein 2 isoform X2, yielding MHWSPEHTAPLSQWPEQHLDVTSTTSPSSAHKHDPYATASRRSYAPAGYPWASDDISALTASSLLKRYAEKYAGLELSYERPGTGAYSEPGTFLKTESEPWALGQAMECYPGLDALTGTKVGSGSVGIPATGSVTVVSCNLAAEPVYSGAGSCSAPSSQEYPPAYNSTYLSSGYCPQPSAALPPAPLHSLQATPTLVPSYSASTPVYNYPPGCYPQTSLSSGYSHPSASYLASGISAPTPLTPRPPIVGGSYSYPTHSLGGSSEPGFPLKRKAFEMAEEAQEGAEVEGPRYRKYGNGNSHSKGHSNGHGNGYDMSGSASDPQAYKPGKPLISPPYGGGGDYSPPSDLAGESVSGEHNFAQQQRMSMKIPASQTRSDDPAGGR